The nucleotide window CAAAGCTCTTCCTTTTGGGGGCTGACTCCAATGGCCCGACGCACTTCGACATCAGCGGGAACACGAAGTACAGTTCCACGCCGGACTTCCTCGTGTTCCCGCTTTCCCGCGGTGGACGCGATTGGCTGGGCTTGGCCACCCGCCACACAACGGCTTTCTCGCACTCCGTCGATCATATCATCCTAATCGATGATCCGGGCGCATTCCAGGTGGGCGACTTCACAACGAGGCTCATATTCTCCGGCAAGCGACGCCTGTATTATGCGATGTTCGTCACACCGCCCAATACGACAAGGATGGACACCAACTACCATGCCTTGGCCCAGACACTTCTCTACACCCTGCCCGACCATCTCTTCGGGCCCACCGGGGCGCCTGCCACAGGAACCCTGTCGGGAGCTGCCACCTCCACCTCAACCCTGACGATTGACACTTCCGGTTGGCCAACAGGCAACTACCTCTATCTGCTGGATCCCCAACCGGGCACCTCCGACGCAGAAAGCCGCCGCATCCCCATCAACGTCGAAGTAATGGAGCCAGCGGTGAAGCTCGATTCAGATTTCATTCGCCGAGGGAGCGTCGTTGGTGGCCCGGTGGAAAGCCACTTTCTCGGCACTGCCTCAACGACAGGCAGCCCGGTCACTTGGTCGGCCAATATTCCCGGCAATCCTCCATGGGTAACCCTGAGCCGGAGCACCGGAAACTCTCCCGAAGCAATCGAACTCAAATTCGATCCAACCAAGGTCCCCGGCACCACCGGCGTATTGCGTGCGGAATTGGTGGTGACGACCCCCAGAGCGACCCAGAGCATTCCCATTTCCTACACCGTGGATCCGGTCGCGATTCGCCATCTCATCGCGGACCCTCTGCGGTCACTCGTATATGCGGCCAACAAAGGTTACTTCAACGGTGCGTTCATCGTCGTCGACCCCGCTACCGCAAAGCCGATCCGCGTGATTCCTACCGGACTCGGATCTTGCGACATCGATATCAGCCCGGACGGTTCGCGAGCATATGTCATGAATGAGGTGGCCAGCACCATCACTGGCATCAATCTGGACACATGGGAGGTTCTTGGAACCATCGCCGCACCCCGCAATTTTTCAGGCAACGTATTTTCCTCCGTTCGTCGAGTTGCCGCTGGCACCGGCTCCCGCGTTTATTGTACCGATTCAGCCTCCCTTCCCAACCTGCATCTGTTGGATTTTGACCATGGCTCCGTCATCAATTCCTTCAGTGCCTCCGCCTTGCCTAGAGACGTCCGTACCACCGGGTTCGGAGATATTCATTTCGACGCCTCCGAGAAGCGCCTCTACTTCACCCGACGCTCCTCAAATTCCTCCGGACCGAGAAGAATATCGGCTTTGGATACCACGGATGATTCCCTGACCTTGGCTGGCGAATACCCCACAACCGCCACCGGCGGCTATCCCTCGGTCCATTCGAGGTTGTTTGCCGATCTGGACAGAAACTGGTTTTTCCATGGTCAGGATTCATTCACCCGACCACTAGGTGCTTCTCCCACACAACTTCTCTCGGAGAGTGCTTATTTGGAGAGCATCTCAGCCTACGGCGACCTCATCGTCTCATCCGTGGGAATCTTTCATGGCCGGAATGGCATGAAGCTCGCCTCGCTACCCACTGCCGACGGTTACTGGTTCAGCGCTTTCACAAACGATCAGTCCGCCCTCTTGCTCGCTGGTGCCACTGCACCGTATTTCCGCCGCTTCGAGTTGCCGGCCAATATCCGGCCTCCTGCCATCGGCATCCGGCCGAGCCCGGCGGATGGCGGGGCCGTGGGTGAAAACGCGACCTCGCTCTCGTGGTCGAGCCTCCCGTATGTGGATGGCTACAGGGTCTATCTCGGCACGGATCGGGATGTGATCGCCTCTGCCACGGCAGGTGACCCCAGCGACCGCGGCATCTTCACGCGCAATGTGCTTCCGCTCGATCCCCCTCTTCCGCCGGGATCGTATTTCTGGCGCATCGATGCGATCCGCGGAGGCACCGTGATTCCCGGTACGGTGACGTCCTTCGGAGTCGCCTCCTTCCGCATCAATCCCGCCTCCGTCGCGGTCGCGGCTCCGGTGGGGTCACTCACTCAGGAAGTCTCGCTGCAAGCGACGAACCAAGCCGGACAACCCGTGGCATGGACCGCCAGCACCACCACCCCTTGGATCTCGCTGACGCAGACCTCCGGGGCCGCCGGAACCCCGGTCAAGCTGCGCGTCAACCCTGCCGGTCTCGCGGCAGGCATTCGCCAAGGATCGGTCCGTGTCACCGGACTGGGACTAGCATTGGAAATCCCGGTCTCACTCGAACTCATCTCCGTCAATCTGACCCGTCTGAAGGCGGACCCCTCGCGGTCCATCGTTTACGGACTCGATACCGGGGTGCTTCGCGGAAAGCCGGGACACATCGTGGCCATCGATGCCGCCACGGGCTCCTATTTGCGGAGTCTTCCGCTGGATGACTACTCCACGGACTTCGCCGTCCATCCTCTGGAAGACCGGCTCTACGTGCCGACCGCATTCTCCAACAAGATCAAGGTGATCGACCTCACCACCTGGACCGAGCTTCCGACCATCACCCTCGCAGGCTGGACACAAACCGGCTTCGTCTATCCCGGCCGCGCCGGACGACTGGTATTGGAAAACAATAACTTCGGCCCCCAGCCATATCACATCGACACGGTCAATGGAACCGCTCTCGGCGTGATCCCCACCGGGAACTCTTACTCGAGCACCCCGCTCGCGGTGACCACGCCCGATGGCACACGGCTTTTCCGGACCGGACCTTCGAGAATCCAGCCGGTGGACATTTCCACCGACCCGTCTCTCGCGCTTGCCTCGGTCTCCGTACCGACGGAACCAGCGGTCGCCTATAAGAAGATGGCCCGCAGCCACGATGGCTCCCGCACGTCGATCGACAATATCGTGCTCGGCCCGCAGTTCGAGCTGATTGGCTTCCGGCCCGCTCCCATCGACGCGATGACCCGTGATGGCAGGCTCTCCGTTCATCCGGGTGGCATGTTCTGGACCGATACCGGACTCACCTTCGCGACCTATCCGTCCGGCTACACGACCACCTGCATCACCTCCGACGACCGCTATGTCGTCGCCTGGAGCGAGACCCTGGCCAAGCCGGTGTCGATCACGATCGGGAATACTGCCGCCCCGTCTCCCCTGCCCGGCGCCACCCTGCCGACCAGTCCGGCAGAGCTCTCCTGGCCTGCCGTTGCCGGGGCCACGGCGTATTACGTCTATCTGGGCGACAGCCAGTCTGCCGTGACATCCGCGACCAGCAATTCGCCTCTGCGAATCGCCACCGTTGTCGGCACCGGCAACCCCCTCTCCAGTGACCTTCCCTTCGGCTACCGCTACTACTGGCGCATCGATGCCATCACCCCCACCGGGACGCTGAAAGGTGCCGTCTATTATTTCGATGTATCCTTCCCGGAAGCGTTCACCCCTCTCCAAGCTTCCGCTGGATCAATCCTGGGTTCCAGCTTCGCGGCCAGCCCCACTGGCGAGATCGCCACTGCGAGCAGCCAGAGGATCAGCATCTACGAGCCCATTCCTTCCGGAGGTTTCGGCCATCGCGAAACCTTGATCGCGCAGGATATCGATAACTCCCAAAGCAATTTCGGCACGACACTCGCGTTCGGTCCGGGTGTCCTCGCCACCGGGGACAATAAATACTCGACGGCTGCCAACGACGACTCGGGGAGAGTTCATGTCTTCAGCCAATCCCCCGCAGATGGCTGGCAGCCTGAGAAGCCCCTGCTGCCTGCCTCTCCCACTCCTAACATCGGCTTCGGTAGCTCCGTGGCCTTCGCTTCGAACCAGTTGTTGGTTGGCGAAGGATGGGCTGGCCGGAATCGCGTGATGTCCTACTTCCAATGGCCGTCCTGGCAGCCGGGACCTCCCCTGGTTCCGACTCCGAACGAGGACGGATCCAAATTCGGCCATGCCATGGCCATCAGCGGCACGCGCGCCATCATTGGTGCGCCCGGCGAGGGATTCTCGATACGGGGGTCCGCATTCATCTTCGAATACGATGCAGCCAGCAAGAGATGGATACAGCGGTCGCGACTCCTGCCTCCCGCCGGGACCAACGGGGATTCCGCCGGCGGCTCAGTGACCATCTCGGGCGATCTTGCAGCCATCGGGATGGGCTCCAGGAATTCGATTTTCAACACTGCCCGCAAAGTCCAGGTGTTCCAGAGATCCTCCGGCGGATCCTGGAGCCAGATCACCTCGATCACCGACCCTCAGCCGGGAGCCGGCAACTTCGACGTTTACTCCCGCTTCGGCGAATCAGTCCTTCTTCAAGGCAATCTCCTCTTCATCCTGGACTCCTACGCCAAGCACGGAGGCAGACCGGGAGGGGTGGTTTACGTCTATCGGCGCAACGGCTCGAACTGGATCGCAGCCCCGCCGATCGTTCCTCCAAACCCTGACAGCGTGTTCGGCTCCGAGATGATCCTTCA belongs to Luteolibacter flavescens and includes:
- a CDS encoding BACON domain-containing protein, whose translation is MRSLLSASRYRNPAKGISRLPRYAMIAVTALLGTFARGQDGPADEHLDVTPRSLRFTLRSGEKVTEQLTLENPSSQPMDWNLSVRGSDGYSSSLEGSLSALQDRHAALLDALPPGAIQFGGGVTGSSINESPLQEANKLSTNLSSELPYSDGVIRESSAFGTGGRYFTLKLPKLFLLGADSNGPTHFDISGNTKYSSTPDFLVFPLSRGGRDWLGLATRHTTAFSHSVDHIILIDDPGAFQVGDFTTRLIFSGKRRLYYAMFVTPPNTTRMDTNYHALAQTLLYTLPDHLFGPTGAPATGTLSGAATSTSTLTIDTSGWPTGNYLYLLDPQPGTSDAESRRIPINVEVMEPAVKLDSDFIRRGSVVGGPVESHFLGTASTTGSPVTWSANIPGNPPWVTLSRSTGNSPEAIELKFDPTKVPGTTGVLRAELVVTTPRATQSIPISYTVDPVAIRHLIADPLRSLVYAANKGYFNGAFIVVDPATAKPIRVIPTGLGSCDIDISPDGSRAYVMNEVASTITGINLDTWEVLGTIAAPRNFSGNVFSSVRRVAAGTGSRVYCTDSASLPNLHLLDFDHGSVINSFSASALPRDVRTTGFGDIHFDASEKRLYFTRRSSNSSGPRRISALDTTDDSLTLAGEYPTTATGGYPSVHSRLFADLDRNWFFHGQDSFTRPLGASPTQLLSESAYLESISAYGDLIVSSVGIFHGRNGMKLASLPTADGYWFSAFTNDQSALLLAGATAPYFRRFELPANIRPPAIGIRPSPADGGAVGENATSLSWSSLPYVDGYRVYLGTDRDVIASATAGDPSDRGIFTRNVLPLDPPLPPGSYFWRIDAIRGGTVIPGTVTSFGVASFRINPASVAVAAPVGSLTQEVSLQATNQAGQPVAWTASTTTPWISLTQTSGAAGTPVKLRVNPAGLAAGIRQGSVRVTGLGLALEIPVSLELISVNLTRLKADPSRSIVYGLDTGVLRGKPGHIVAIDAATGSYLRSLPLDDYSTDFAVHPLEDRLYVPTAFSNKIKVIDLTTWTELPTITLAGWTQTGFVYPGRAGRLVLENNNFGPQPYHIDTVNGTALGVIPTGNSYSSTPLAVTTPDGTRLFRTGPSRIQPVDISTDPSLALASVSVPTEPAVAYKKMARSHDGSRTSIDNIVLGPQFELIGFRPAPIDAMTRDGRLSVHPGGMFWTDTGLTFATYPSGYTTTCITSDDRYVVAWSETLAKPVSITIGNTAAPSPLPGATLPTSPAELSWPAVAGATAYYVYLGDSQSAVTSATSNSPLRIATVVGTGNPLSSDLPFGYRYYWRIDAITPTGTLKGAVYYFDVSFPEAFTPLQASAGSILGSSFAASPTGEIATASSQRISIYEPIPSGGFGHRETLIAQDIDNSQSNFGTTLAFGPGVLATGDNKYSTAANDDSGRVHVFSQSPADGWQPEKPLLPASPTPNIGFGSSVAFASNQLLVGEGWAGRNRVMSYFQWPSWQPGPPLVPTPNEDGSKFGHAMAISGTRAIIGAPGEGFSIRGSAFIFEYDAASKRWIQRSRLLPPAGTNGDSAGGSVTISGDLAAIGMGSRNSIFNTARKVQVFQRSSGGSWSQITSITDPQPGAGNFDVYSRFGESVLLQGNLLFILDSYAKHGGRPGGVVYVYRRNGSNWIAAPPIVPPNPDSVFGSEMILQNGMLLVLGSKGENFNAPQVIHGFNIEATRNLPPSFVSEPPTQIVAGRPVDFEVIVTDDGDVTSLTFGQANLPPGLSLVPTGEGTASIQGTPTAAAGTEHWLRIPVTDQSGAQSIQTALVRILAASEAPVLAPLPEALEVRSGEDLHIQPLVTGTAPFTWKWQKDGEDLPGKDRAALVVSEMNGTHAGLYRVIVTNAVGSTTSTEVRVTVRAADRMAGDWTGYGSGPNHDGYQSATLGNHRFVPLWTYSLGVRSGLGQVFTSGGSAYFLQASMPGTLRSHSLADGAEVWSRPLGWLSYAGTPSLWDGKLFANYTDDNSATNLWAIGRDGATLWQQPSYGSGYGLHGTVVDDTGVFVSSGYGLQGFEANGSPRFAIRPNSAQSFLPALSHGRLFTWTSGTFSERDPADGAVIWAIPGPASQGSAPLQVPVIQGDKACVLDSYAYLLRCFDIRLRKEIWSVSYGLQGAPAISGNRVFILHGADVRELSLEDGSLIATHKTDAPSNNNLAGQPLLLNDHLIVTNASKTWIINREAGETVQTLPYGGVASYSGNKLLLGGSEGHLRAFLANVAPQFSDTAPADIAAGDAATAQVIALAGHVTDEDAGDTMSWAIESVSNPGLFRSIEINATSGDLSVEYNPWTSGESEVVITATDTAGNVARQTIRFTLPVLPEPELQLAATLTLNRQTGLYEHRITVTNTAAREIAGFDLAITGLPAGVTANNASSSEGGIWTIHHRQPLAAGASTVILVEYYTPVRGTVVQPQASVAIVAEPESDPAAGAPGLAVDRCVKMADDSLLIEFTSTPGTQYEVQYSDDMRNWKVSPVKVRAAGNRVQWIDRGPPRTDSPPAENNSRYYRVRELPAS